In a single window of the Chondrocystis sp. NIES-4102 genome:
- a CDS encoding family 57 glycoside hydrolase: protein MKRVSNTENYLLIGHILAMAFGLAGIILVLPNPDFQSLLAQFSWGPTIFGWSMAGGGVVYMLLATAAVALYAYRTLGIWHWLSFMIPAIVLSLGSELLGTSTGFPFGHYRYLSGLGYKIAGLVPFTIPLSWFYVGFSAYIIALVGLKKLKISNWLSQLGAIICGSLCLTSWDFVLDPAMSQAPVPFWIWDQPGAFYGMPYQNFAGWLGTGIIFMTVATFLWKIKPFILPSYDLKLPLAIYLANFAFATVLSLAAGFYVPVLLGIALGVLPIIILYSMATNQEDATEGKAFVPNN, encoded by the coding sequence ATGAAGCGAGTATCAAATACAGAAAATTATTTACTAATTGGTCATATTTTAGCGATGGCTTTTGGTCTTGCTGGAATTATCCTAGTCTTGCCTAATCCTGATTTTCAGTCATTACTCGCTCAGTTTTCCTGGGGACCTACGATTTTTGGGTGGTCGATGGCTGGCGGTGGGGTAGTATATATGCTATTAGCCACTGCTGCTGTAGCTTTATATGCTTATCGAACTTTAGGTATATGGCACTGGTTGAGCTTTATGATACCAGCAATTGTTTTATCTTTAGGGAGTGAATTATTAGGTACGAGTACAGGTTTTCCTTTTGGTCACTATCGTTATTTAAGTGGTTTAGGTTATAAAATTGCAGGCTTAGTACCATTTACTATTCCCCTATCTTGGTTTTATGTAGGTTTTAGTGCTTATATCATTGCTTTAGTTGGCTTAAAAAAATTAAAAATTAGCAATTGGTTATCTCAACTAGGGGCAATTATCTGTGGATCTCTATGTTTAACTTCTTGGGATTTTGTTCTTGATCCTGCCATGAGTCAAGCACCTGTGCCTTTTTGGATATGGGATCAACCTGGCGCATTTTATGGAATGCCTTATCAAAATTTTGCAGGTTGGCTAGGTACAGGAATTATTTTTATGACGGTTGCAACTTTTTTGTGGAAAATAAAACCTTTTATCTTACCCAGCTATGATTTAAAATTGCCTTTGGCTATATATTTAGCTAATTTTGCTTTCGCAACTGTTTTAAGCTTGGCAGCAGGCTTTTATGTGCCTGTCTTACTGGGAATTGCTTTAGGAGTTTTACCGATAATAATTCTTTACTCGATGGCAACTAATCAGGAAGATGCTACTGAAGGGAAGGCATTTGTACCCAATAATTAA
- a CDS encoding glycosyl transferase family protein — MNLELLYPIAFGVLISQIVATAILLSRLLKGAIRREPLSPQSATPDLIGKVSVVVPTLNEAERITPCLQGLSRQSYELREVLVVDSNSQDGTPNLIKAASASDPRFRLMNDPPLPSGWVGRPWALHNGYLNISQYSEWFLGIDADTEPQPGLIASLVMVAEAESYDLISLAPQFILQYPGEWCLQPALLITLLYRFDSAGVDAVAASRVMANGQCFLCRREVLSKLDGYSSAAKSFCDDVTLARNIAAAGYKVGFFDGSKVIKVRMYQGAKETWQEWGRSLDLKDAATTAQIWGDVLFLFCVQALPLPMVLFNGYLLSLGINYPIIMTLFSLNAFLCLLRFGMSHAIAPSYSGSSLYFWLSPLADQLAVLRIFLSSLRKPTNWRGRSYNDPEFN, encoded by the coding sequence GTGAATTTAGAGCTTTTATACCCAATCGCTTTTGGGGTTTTGATATCCCAAATTGTGGCAACCGCAATTTTATTATCTCGTTTACTTAAAGGGGCAATCAGGCGTGAGCCATTATCACCCCAGTCAGCTACCCCCGATTTAATTGGTAAAGTGAGTGTAGTTGTACCTACCCTCAACGAAGCAGAACGTATTACCCCTTGCCTACAAGGTTTGAGTAGACAAAGTTATGAATTACGGGAAGTTTTGGTTGTAGATAGCAATTCTCAAGATGGTACACCCAATTTAATTAAAGCTGCTAGTGCCAGTGATCCTCGATTTCGTCTCATGAATGACCCGCCTTTGCCTTCTGGTTGGGTAGGTCGTCCTTGGGCGTTACATAATGGATATTTAAATATTTCTCAGTATAGCGAGTGGTTTTTGGGTATAGATGCGGACACAGAACCCCAACCTGGTCTAATTGCAAGTTTGGTGATGGTAGCAGAGGCAGAATCTTATGATTTAATATCTTTAGCTCCACAATTTATTTTGCAATATCCAGGAGAATGGTGTTTACAACCTGCGTTACTGATTACTTTGCTGTATCGTTTTGATTCTGCTGGCGTTGATGCAGTTGCTGCTAGCCGAGTTATGGCAAATGGACAGTGCTTTTTATGTCGTCGTGAAGTTTTATCAAAGTTGGATGGCTATAGTAGTGCAGCAAAGTCTTTTTGTGATGATGTTACTTTGGCAAGAAATATTGCTGCTGCTGGATATAAGGTTGGCTTCTTTGATGGATCTAAGGTAATTAAAGTACGAATGTATCAAGGAGCAAAGGAAACTTGGCAAGAGTGGGGGCGATCGCTTGATCTTAAGGATGCTGCAACAACCGCTCAGATCTGGGGTGATGTTTTATTCCTTTTCTGTGTACAAGCTTTGCCTTTACCAATGGTGTTATTTAATGGGTATTTGCTAAGTTTAGGCATTAATTACCCAATTATAATGACATTATTTAGTTTAAATGCTTTCTTGTGCCTGTTACGCTTTGGAATGTCCCATGCGATCGCACCTTCTTATTCTGGTTCTTCATTATATTTTTGGTTATCTCCCTTGGCGGATCAATTGGCAGTGTTACGTATCTTCTTATCATCCCTAAGAAAGCCGACTAACTGGCGAGGTAGAAGCTATAATGACCCAGAATTTAATTAA
- a CDS encoding 3-oxoacyl-[acyl-carrier-protein] synthase III has product MGVGVAITGCGSAAPEAILTNERLAQIVDTSDEWINTRTGMKNRHVASPSESLSELSAQAAKRAIAMAGISALEIDLIILATSTADDLFGSACKIQGLIGADKAVAFDLTAACSGFIFALITAAQFIRTGVHQNVLIIGADVLSRWVDWSDRSTCVLFGDGAGAVVCQAITEGDRLLSFEMYSKGSQNDCLNLSYQSLTKPLVEDINVQYGTYQPVTMNGREVYRFAVDKVPEAIGKAMFRANLTADDIDWLLLHQANQRIMDAVAKRLKIPTDKILSNIAEYGNTSAASIPLALDAAVREGKVKVGDTIAASGFGAGLTWGSAIFKWG; this is encoded by the coding sequence ATGGGTGTAGGTGTTGCAATTACAGGCTGTGGTTCGGCTGCCCCAGAAGCAATTTTAACTAATGAGCGTCTTGCGCAGATAGTAGATACTTCTGATGAATGGATTAATACCCGAACAGGTATGAAGAACCGTCATGTCGCCTCCCCCAGTGAATCCTTAAGTGAATTATCGGCACAAGCAGCTAAACGAGCGATCGCCATGGCTGGAATTTCGGCATTGGAGATAGATTTAATTATCCTGGCAACTTCTACTGCTGATGATCTCTTTGGTAGTGCTTGTAAAATTCAAGGATTAATTGGAGCGGATAAGGCTGTAGCTTTTGATTTAACAGCAGCTTGCTCTGGGTTTATTTTTGCTCTAATTACTGCTGCTCAGTTTATCCGTACTGGTGTACATCAAAATGTCTTGATTATTGGTGCAGATGTTTTGTCTCGTTGGGTAGATTGGTCAGATAGATCCACCTGTGTCTTGTTTGGAGATGGAGCGGGGGCGGTTGTTTGTCAAGCAATTACAGAAGGCGATCGCTTATTGAGTTTTGAAATGTATAGTAAGGGGAGTCAGAATGATTGCCTAAATTTAAGTTATCAATCTCTTACTAAACCATTAGTTGAAGATATTAATGTGCAATATGGTACATATCAACCAGTAACCATGAATGGACGGGAAGTATACCGCTTTGCAGTAGATAAAGTTCCAGAAGCGATCGGCAAAGCTATGTTTCGTGCTAATCTAACTGCTGATGATATTGATTGGTTATTATTGCATCAGGCAAATCAAAGAATTATGGATGCAGTGGCAAAACGTCTTAAGATACCTACAGATAAGATATTAAGTAACATTGCTGAATATGGTAATACTTCTGCTGCTTCTATTCCCCTCGCCTTAGACGCTGCGGTTAGAGAAGGTAAGGTAAAGGTAGGAGATACAATTGCAGCTTCGGGTTTTGGAGCAGGTTTAACTTGGGGTTCGGCTATATTTAAATGGGGATAA
- a CDS encoding fatty acid/phospholipid synthesis protein PlsX, with translation MGLTRARIAVDAMGGDFAPKEIVAGAIQASTELNLDILLVGDQQQIAPLVKKYDSNGTAHIEIVHAEDVITMKEEPLTGIRRKPKASINVAMDLVKQKNADAVVSAGHSGAAMASALLKLGRLKGIERPAIGAVLPTIIPNKSVIVLDVGANVDSKPKYLEQFALMGTIYSKYVLGNETPKVGLLNIGEESSKGNELALQTHQLLTANPQVPFIGNAEGRDVLSGEFDIIVCDGFVGNIVLKFAEAIGEVMLQIMKEELPKGWRGKLGTALLKPNLGDIKRRIDRAEHGGALLFGVAGICIISHGSSRRGSMFNAIRAAKEAIDNQVLDKIQAYNEQRFEDAKQEETASAS, from the coding sequence ATGGGATTAACTCGCGCAAGAATTGCAGTGGACGCTATGGGGGGAGACTTTGCCCCAAAGGAAATTGTCGCCGGGGCAATTCAAGCGTCGACGGAATTGAATTTAGATATTTTATTAGTAGGAGATCAACAACAAATCGCTCCTCTAGTTAAAAAGTACGATAGCAACGGTACGGCACACATCGAAATTGTTCATGCTGAAGATGTCATTACGATGAAAGAAGAACCCCTAACAGGCATTCGTCGTAAGCCCAAAGCTTCAATTAATGTGGCGATGGATTTAGTTAAACAAAAAAATGCTGATGCGGTTGTTTCCGCAGGTCATTCAGGGGCAGCTATGGCATCTGCTCTCTTGAAATTAGGTCGTTTAAAAGGTATCGAACGCCCTGCTATTGGTGCAGTTTTGCCAACTATTATTCCTAATAAATCAGTCATTGTTTTAGATGTGGGGGCGAATGTCGATAGTAAGCCTAAGTATTTAGAACAATTTGCCCTGATGGGAACAATTTATAGTAAATATGTTCTGGGTAATGAAACTCCCAAAGTCGGTTTACTAAATATTGGTGAGGAATCTTCTAAAGGAAATGAATTAGCTTTGCAAACTCATCAATTATTAACCGCTAACCCTCAAGTACCTTTTATTGGTAATGCAGAAGGTCGAGATGTGCTGTCTGGGGAATTTGATATTATTGTCTGCGATGGTTTTGTAGGTAATATAGTCTTAAAATTTGCCGAAGCAATTGGGGAAGTTATGCTGCAAATTATGAAAGAAGAGTTGCCCAAAGGCTGGCGTGGTAAATTGGGAACAGCCCTTCTAAAACCTAATTTGGGTGATATTAAACGTCGTATTGATCGCGCAGAACATGGCGGTGCATTATTGTTTGGGGTGGCAGGAATATGTATCATTAGTCACGGTAGTTCAAGACGTGGATCAATGTTTAATGCTATTAGAGCAGCCAAGGAAGCGATCGATAATCAAGTGTTAGACAAAATCCAAGCTTATAATGAGCAACGGTTTGAAGATGCTAAACAAGAAGAAACAGCTTCTGCTAGTTAA
- a CDS encoding peptidase S13, D-Ala-D-Ala carboxypeptidase C: MLDIIATSLFAWLNIFRASNPNLQPLEPLLWENAAIFSLPMQIESDRRGEDLVKTYLKTWSSQGINSNLQGIWMQSDWLTPVNNQGRIALPAASLTKIATTLAAIKKWGAKHQFITEIYITGTIKDGIVEGDLIILGSGDPFFVWEEAIALGNSLESLGIKKIQGNLLINRQFYMNYQEQAVVGKLFKEAINRQLWQSEVTQQYLQMPTGTAKPEIAIALETKIIDQIPATAKLVIRHQSLPLAEILRQMNIYSNNKMAQMLADLLGGAEEVAKTSALSANFPIREIQLVNGSGLGEDNRISPYAVCQMLMAIEKSLEQDSLNLSDLFPTAGKDVVGTLKDRALPVGTTIKTGTLDNVSALAGVMRDRRGGQVYFTIINYGRQVDYFRQQQDKLLNELVAKLELIPQNVNLTQKDHFYLGDPQRNLY; the protein is encoded by the coding sequence ATGCTAGATATAATTGCTACGAGTCTTTTTGCTTGGTTAAATATATTTAGAGCATCAAATCCTAATTTACAGCCTCTAGAACCTTTATTGTGGGAGAATGCAGCTATTTTTAGCTTACCGATGCAGATAGAGAGCGATCGCAGGGGCGAAGATCTGGTGAAAACTTATCTAAAAACTTGGAGTTCACAAGGAATTAATTCTAATTTACAAGGAATATGGATGCAATCTGACTGGCTAACCCCAGTTAATAATCAAGGTAGAATAGCTTTACCAGCAGCCTCATTAACCAAAATAGCGACGACTCTAGCTGCGATCAAGAAATGGGGGGCGAAACATCAATTTATTACAGAGATATACATTACAGGCACAATTAAAGATGGCATAGTTGAGGGGGATTTAATAATTTTAGGTAGTGGAGATCCTTTTTTTGTTTGGGAGGAAGCGATCGCTTTAGGTAATAGTCTAGAGAGTCTTGGAATTAAAAAGATACAGGGAAATCTGCTAATTAATAGACAGTTTTATATGAATTATCAGGAGCAAGCAGTTGTAGGGAAATTATTTAAAGAAGCGATAAATCGGCAATTATGGCAATCAGAAGTAACACAACAATATCTCCAAATGCCTACAGGTACAGCTAAACCAGAAATAGCGATCGCTCTTGAAACTAAAATCATCGACCAAATACCCGCCACTGCTAAACTTGTGATCCGTCATCAATCCCTACCCTTGGCGGAAATCCTTAGACAGATGAATATTTATAGTAATAATAAGATGGCACAAATGCTAGCTGATCTACTCGGTGGTGCAGAGGAGGTGGCTAAAACTAGTGCGTTGTCCGCCAACTTTCCAATTAGAGAAATTCAATTGGTTAATGGATCTGGGTTGGGGGAAGATAATCGTATTTCGCCTTATGCTGTCTGTCAGATGCTAATGGCAATTGAGAAATCACTTGAGCAAGATTCCTTAAATTTGAGTGATTTATTTCCTACTGCGGGTAAAGATGTAGTTGGAACATTAAAAGATCGAGCCTTACCTGTGGGTACAACTATTAAAACAGGCACACTGGACAATGTGAGTGCTTTAGCTGGTGTAATGCGCGATCGCAGGGGCGGGCAAGTTTATTTCACTATTATTAATTATGGTCGTCAAGTGGACTATTTTCGACAGCAGCAAGATAAATTATTAAATGAATTAGTTGCCAAGTTAGAACTAATACCCCAGAATGTTAATTTAACTCAAAAAGATCACTTCTATTTAGGTGATCCGCAACGCAATTTATATTAG